The Vigna unguiculata cultivar IT97K-499-35 chromosome 6, ASM411807v1, whole genome shotgun sequence genome contains a region encoding:
- the LOC114187678 gene encoding non-specific lipid-transfer protein 1-like, with product MAVTKVALVASMMACMMITCSYGESSLSCDQVTIWLTPCIPYGVFGGNVTSLCCQGVYSLNAAYKNGDDRRGACQCIKDRAALIPGMNYDHVNEVPGRCGTKCPFKVYPSTNCSAVQ from the exons ATGGCAGTGACTAAGGTGGCATTGGTTGCTTCGATGATGGCTTGCATGATGATAACATGCTCTTATGGTGAATCAAGCTTGTCATGTGATCAAGTCACTATTTGGCTGACTCCATGCATACCTTATGGAGTTTTTGGAGGGAATGTGACATCTTTGTGTTGCCAAGGTGTATACTCTTTGAATGCTGCGTACAAGAATGGTGATGATCGAAGAGGAGCATGCCAATGCATTAAGGACAGAGCTGCACTTATCCCTGGCATGAACTATGACCATGTTAATGAAGTTCCTGGAAGATGTGGCACTAAGTGTCCCTTCAAAGTCTACCCTTCTACCAATTGTTCTGC TGTGCAGTAA
- the LOC114186847 gene encoding transcription factor RF2b-like encodes MATQTQDSPSNPNPNATSLTPSSSLFFRGAGASAAPVAGSGESHSHHRRALSEVSYRLPDDMMDLSPSDPFNGGSSTASLEEIGSEDDLFSTYIDVEKLGSSTNGAGRGNGSDQSGYGNGTNGHHDSEKSPRDEERPRHRHSSSVDGSSSTNMFGEIMEAKKAMPPDKLAELWNIDPKRAKRILANRQSAARSKERKARYIQELERKVQTLQTEATTLSAQLTLYQRDTTGLSSENTELKLRLQAMEQQAQLRDALNDALMKEVERLKMATGEVLNNHSESFNMGMHQMPFAGSNFFSIPPHSGPSSHQNMQLPPYGISQSSMPAHQLQQTHSHQISDILQNDQLGRLQGLDISSKGSSFVKSEGPSISANDSSTTF; translated from the exons ATGGCCACACAGACGCAAGATTCACCTTCAAACCCTAATCCCAATGCCACATCACTAACGCCGTCTTCTTCGTTGTTCTTTCGCGGCGCCGGTGCTTCCGCTGCTCCTGTCGCCGGCTCCGGTGAGTCCCACTCGCACCACCGGAGAGCACTCTCGGAAGTCAGTTACCGGCTTCCGGATGACATGATGGACCTCTCGCCGTCGGATCCGTTCAACGGCGGATCCTCGACGGCGAGCCTAGAGGAGATCGGATCCGAAGACGACCTCTTCTCCACCTACATTGACGTTGAAAAGCTCGGCAGCAGCACTAACGGCGCCGGCCGTGGAAACGGATCGGATCAGAGTGGTTATGGAAACGGTACTAACGGACACCATGACAGCGAGAAGAGTCCGAGAGATGAAGAGCGGCCGAGACACCGGCACAGTAGCTCCGTCGACGGTTCTTCGTCGACTAACATGTTCGGAGAGATCATGGAAGCAAAGAAAGCAATGCCTCCCGATAAACTAGCTGAACTTTGGAACATTGATCCAAAGCGTGCCAAGAG AATACTAGCTAATCGGCAATCTGCTGCGCGTTCAAAGGAAAGAAAGGCGCGCTATATACAAGAACTAGAGCGCAAAGTTCAGACCCTCCAAACCGAGGCAACAACACTTTCTGCCCAACTCACATTGTACCag AGGGATACAACTGGTCTGAGTAGTGAAAATACCGAGCTTAAGCTCCGTCTGCAAGCCATGGAGCAACAGGCACAACTTCGTGATG CTCTTAATGATGCATTGATGAAGGAAGTTGAGAGGCTCAAGATGGCTACTGGCGAGGTATTGAACAACCACTCTGAGTCTTTCAATATGGGAATGCACCAGATGCCATTTGCAGGGTCAAATTTCTTTTCAATCCCACCACATTCAGGTCCTTCTAGTCACCAGAACATGCAGTTGCCTCCATATGGTATCTCCCAATCTAGCATGCCAGCTCATCAGCTGCAACAAACACATTCTCACCAAATCTCAGATATATTGCAAAACGACCAGCTTGGTCGTTTGCAGGGACTTGACATTAGTAGCAAAGGATCATCCTTTGTGAAATCTGAAGGCCCCTCAATATCAGCAAATGATAGTAGTACCACGTTTTGA
- the LOC114189012 gene encoding non-specific lipid-transfer protein 1-like, with translation MPHSSTHLLIKRQKRMAVTKVALVASMMACMLITCSYGQTFLTCNQIAILLYPCVPSAIFGVSVPSLCCQGIIALNAAYRSVEDRRRACQCIKDRAARINGINYDLINEIPGICGSRCPFTIYPSTNCSAVQ, from the exons ATGCCCCATTCATCAACACATTTACTGATCAAAAGACAGAAAAGAATGGCAGTGACTAAGGTGGCATTGGTTGCTTCAATGATGGCTTGCATGCTCATAACATGCTCTTATGGTCAAACCTTCTTGACATGTAATCAAATCGCTATTTTGCTGTATCCATGCGTACCTTCTGCAATTTTTGGAGTGAGTGTGCCATCTTTGTGTTGCCAAGGTATAATCGCTCTGAATGCAGCCTACAGGAGTGTGGAAGATCGAAGAAGAGCATGCCAATGCATCAAGGACAGAGCTGCACGCATCAATGGCATTAACTATGACCTTATCAATGAAATTCCTGGAATATGTGGCTCTCGCTGTCCCTTCACGATCTACCCTTCCACTAACTGTTCTGC TGTGCAGTAA